Proteins from a single region of Shinella zoogloeoides:
- a CDS encoding aldehyde dehydrogenase family protein yields the protein MTVIKCISPVDGSVYAERETMPLAAAQAVVARAKKAQKAWAKRPLDERIQLVLKGVARVNEMADEIVPEIAWQMGRPVRYGGEFKGFNERSNYVAEIAGSSLAPIVIEDSAKFERRIEREPHGVVFVIAPWNYPYMTAINTIAPALMAGNVVIIKHAAQTLLVGERLVRAFNEAGVPEDVFQNVFLDHDTTSALIAGNSFDFVNFTGSVEGGRSIERAAAGTFTPVGLELGGKDPGYVMEDADLDAAVDTLMDGATYNSGQCCCGIERVYVNEKLYDAFVEKSVAWVSNYKLGNPLDPETTLGPMAHKRFAATVRSQIADAVAKGAKALVDPKLFPADDGGAYVAPQVLVDVDHSMEFMTEETFGPAVGIMKVKSDEEALALMNDCKYGLTVSLWTKDSERAARIARDLETGTVFQNRADYLDPALCWTGVKETGRGGSLSVIGFHNLTRPKSYHFRKA from the coding sequence ATGACTGTGATCAAATGCATATCCCCCGTGGACGGCTCGGTCTATGCCGAGCGCGAGACGATGCCGCTGGCGGCCGCGCAGGCCGTCGTCGCCCGCGCGAAGAAGGCGCAGAAGGCCTGGGCCAAGCGCCCGCTGGACGAGCGCATCCAGCTCGTTCTCAAGGGCGTCGCCCGCGTCAACGAGATGGCCGACGAGATCGTGCCGGAAATCGCCTGGCAGATGGGCCGCCCGGTCCGCTACGGCGGCGAGTTCAAGGGCTTCAACGAGCGTTCCAACTATGTCGCCGAGATCGCCGGCTCCTCGTTGGCGCCGATCGTCATCGAGGACAGTGCCAAGTTCGAGCGCCGTATCGAGCGTGAACCGCACGGCGTCGTCTTCGTCATCGCGCCGTGGAACTATCCCTATATGACGGCGATCAACACCATCGCCCCGGCGCTGATGGCCGGCAATGTCGTCATCATCAAGCATGCCGCGCAGACGCTGCTGGTCGGCGAACGCCTCGTGCGCGCCTTCAACGAGGCGGGCGTGCCGGAAGACGTCTTCCAGAACGTCTTCCTCGACCATGACACGACCTCGGCGCTGATCGCCGGCAACAGCTTCGATTTCGTCAACTTCACGGGCTCCGTCGAAGGCGGCCGGTCCATCGAGCGCGCGGCTGCCGGCACCTTCACGCCGGTCGGTCTCGAACTCGGCGGCAAGGACCCGGGCTACGTCATGGAAGACGCAGACCTCGACGCCGCCGTCGATACGCTGATGGACGGCGCGACCTACAATTCGGGCCAGTGCTGCTGCGGCATCGAGCGTGTCTATGTCAACGAGAAGCTCTACGACGCCTTCGTCGAGAAGTCTGTCGCCTGGGTTTCCAACTACAAGCTCGGCAATCCGCTCGACCCGGAAACGACGCTTGGGCCCATGGCGCACAAGCGCTTTGCCGCGACCGTACGCTCGCAGATCGCCGATGCCGTCGCCAAGGGCGCGAAGGCGCTGGTCGATCCCAAGCTCTTCCCGGCCGATGACGGCGGCGCATACGTCGCGCCGCAGGTCCTCGTCGATGTGGACCACTCCATGGAGTTCATGACGGAAGAGACCTTCGGCCCGGCCGTCGGCATCATGAAGGTGAAGAGCGACGAGGAAGCGCTCGCGCTGATGAACGATTGCAAATACGGCCTCACCGTCTCGCTCTGGACGAAGGACAGCGAGCGCGCCGCCCGCATCGCCCGGGACCTCGAGACCGGCACCGTCTTCCAGAACCGCGCCGACTATCTCGACCCGGCGCTGTGCTGGACGGGCGTGAAGGAAACGGGCCGCGGCGGCTCGCTCTCCGTCATCGGCTTCCACAACCTTACCCGTCCGAAATCCTACCATTTCAGGAAAGCTTGA
- a CDS encoding glutamine synthetase family protein — protein MTVTYTFDDLKKDVAEGRIDTVLACLVDMQGRLMGKRFHAQYFVDSAYEETHSCNYLLATDMEMETVPGYKSTSWAAGYGDYTMKPDLATLRKLPWLEGTALVLCDVLDHHTHEEVPHSPRAILKKQVKRLEAMGLKPFMASELEFYLFDQTYDHARESGYRDLQPASGYNEDYHIFQTTKEEDVMRALRNGLQGAGIPVENSKGEASPGQEEINVRYAEALTMADRHSIIKNATKEIAWQRGKAVTFLAKWNYNAAGSSSHIHQSLWSLDGKEARFFDRDAKYGMSEMMRMYVAGLLAHASEITYFLAPYINSYKRFVAGTFAPTKAIWSKDNRTAGYRLCGEGTKGIRIECRVGGSDLNPYLAMAALLAAGIAGIEGKFELEAPFEGDAYGGKDIREIPRTLRGAAAALKDSAMLRDAFGSDVVDHYVRAAEWEQEEYDRRITDWEVARGFERA, from the coding sequence ATGACCGTGACCTATACATTCGATGACCTGAAGAAGGATGTGGCCGAGGGCCGCATCGACACCGTTCTCGCATGCCTTGTCGACATGCAGGGGCGCCTGATGGGCAAACGCTTCCACGCACAATATTTCGTCGACAGCGCCTATGAGGAAACGCATAGCTGCAACTATCTGCTGGCGACCGACATGGAGATGGAGACCGTCCCCGGCTACAAGTCGACGAGCTGGGCCGCCGGTTACGGCGACTACACGATGAAGCCGGACCTTGCGACGCTGCGCAAGCTGCCCTGGCTCGAAGGCACGGCGCTGGTGCTCTGCGACGTGCTCGACCACCACACCCATGAGGAAGTGCCGCATTCGCCGCGCGCCATCCTCAAGAAGCAGGTCAAGCGGCTGGAGGCCATGGGCCTCAAGCCCTTCATGGCGAGCGAGCTGGAATTCTACCTCTTCGACCAGACCTACGACCACGCCCGCGAGAGCGGCTACCGCGACCTCCAGCCCGCAAGCGGCTACAACGAGGACTACCACATCTTCCAGACCACCAAGGAAGAGGATGTGATGCGGGCGCTGCGCAACGGCCTGCAGGGCGCGGGCATTCCGGTCGAGAACTCCAAGGGCGAGGCTTCGCCCGGCCAGGAGGAGATCAATGTGCGCTACGCCGAGGCGCTGACCATGGCGGACCGGCATTCGATCATCAAGAACGCCACCAAGGAAATCGCCTGGCAGCGCGGCAAGGCCGTGACGTTCCTTGCCAAGTGGAACTACAACGCCGCCGGCTCCTCCTCGCATATCCACCAGTCGCTCTGGAGCCTCGACGGCAAGGAAGCGAGGTTCTTCGACAGGGACGCCAAATACGGCATGTCGGAAATGATGCGCATGTATGTGGCGGGCCTGCTCGCCCATGCCAGCGAGATCACCTATTTCCTCGCGCCCTATATCAATTCCTACAAGCGCTTCGTCGCCGGCACCTTCGCGCCGACCAAGGCGATCTGGAGCAAGGACAACCGCACCGCCGGCTATCGCCTGTGCGGGGAGGGCACCAAGGGCATCCGTATCGAATGCCGCGTCGGCGGCTCGGACCTCAACCCCTATCTCGCCATGGCGGCGCTGCTTGCCGCCGGTATCGCCGGCATCGAGGGCAAGTTCGAACTGGAAGCGCCCTTCGAGGGTGATGCCTATGGCGGCAAGGATATCCGCGAGATTCCGCGGACCCTGCGCGGCGCGGCCGCGGCCCTGAAGGATTCGGCCATGCTGCGCGATGCCTTCGGCAGCGACGTGGTCGATCACTATGTCCGCGCCGCCGAATGGGAGCAGGAGGAATACGACCGCCGCATCACCGACTGGGAGGTGGCGCGCGGCTTCGAGAGAGCGTAA
- a CDS encoding TRAP transporter substrate-binding protein, translating to MTNRRQFLTRAGAVTIGAGAATLSAPAIVRAQEPIKWRFQTYAGAALGEHVTKPIVDAINASAKGELEIELYFADQIVPTGELFRALQAGTIDAVHSDDDSMASPADVATFGGYFPLATKSILDVPVLFKQYGLADIWRSSYEKVGGVVWLSSSGQDPCHFNTKKAITSVKDLEGLRLYTFPTAGRFLSQFGVVPVTIPYEDAQVAVQTGELDGMAWSGITEDYTVGWADVTDHFLTNNISGAWIGSFFVNEKKWAELPDHLKKLVMTAIESGNNYRDQWYWGGEAKLRAEGTKLKLTSIPAEEWKTVEDAAKVFWKEIAEQGETAAKVVKIFEDYNAVINKAGPPYVNG from the coding sequence ATGACCAATAGAAGGCAATTTCTGACACGGGCCGGGGCGGTTACGATCGGAGCCGGCGCCGCGACACTTTCCGCACCCGCCATCGTGCGGGCCCAGGAGCCTATCAAGTGGCGTTTCCAGACCTATGCGGGCGCCGCGCTCGGCGAGCATGTCACCAAGCCGATCGTCGACGCGATCAACGCCTCTGCGAAGGGCGAGCTGGAAATCGAGCTTTACTTCGCCGACCAGATCGTGCCGACGGGCGAGCTTTTCCGCGCGCTGCAGGCGGGCACCATCGACGCCGTGCATTCGGACGACGACTCGATGGCGTCCCCGGCTGACGTCGCCACCTTCGGCGGCTACTTCCCGCTCGCCACCAAGTCGATCCTCGACGTGCCGGTGCTGTTCAAGCAGTACGGCCTCGCCGACATCTGGCGCTCGTCCTATGAGAAGGTCGGGGGCGTCGTCTGGCTCTCGTCCTCCGGCCAGGACCCGTGCCACTTCAACACCAAGAAGGCCATCACCTCCGTCAAGGACCTGGAGGGGCTTCGCCTCTACACCTTCCCGACGGCGGGCCGCTTCCTCAGCCAGTTCGGCGTCGTGCCGGTGACGATCCCCTACGAGGATGCGCAGGTCGCCGTACAGACCGGCGAACTCGACGGCATGGCCTGGTCGGGCATCACCGAGGACTACACGGTCGGCTGGGCCGATGTGACGGACCACTTCCTGACCAACAACATCTCCGGCGCCTGGATCGGCTCCTTCTTCGTCAACGAGAAGAAGTGGGCGGAACTGCCGGATCACCTGAAGAAGCTGGTCATGACGGCCATCGAATCCGGCAACAACTACCGCGACCAGTGGTATTGGGGCGGCGAGGCGAAGCTGCGCGCCGAAGGCACGAAGCTGAAGCTCACCAGCATCCCGGCCGAGGAATGGAAGACCGTCGAGGACGCAGCGAAGGTCTTCTGGAAGGAGATTGCCGAGCAGGGCGAGACGGCCGCCAAGGTCGTCAAGATATTCGAGGACTACAATGCCGTCATCAACAAGGCCGGCCCGCCCTACGTGAACGGCTGA
- a CDS encoding TRAP transporter large permease, giving the protein MSYEFIAITMFAGMMVLLLTGQRVFAVIGFVGVVAAFLLWGTGGSEMGFASAMKLVKWYPMLTVPMFVFMGYMLSESGIAEDLYKAFHVWMGPINGGLALGTIGLMVIISAMNGLSVAGMAIGATIALPELLRRGYDKVMTTGVVQGGSTLGILIPPSIVLVLYGMIARVPVGQLWLAGVFPGLLMAALMAIYVYVRCRINPSLGPALPAEERHVPTSEKLKLLTAGILPLGIFTLMMWLFLSGIASLVEASAVGAISSALVAWQRGRLSRSLWNDVLQKTLGITCMFMWILIASLCFGAVFDGLGAVKSIERFFLGDLGLEPWQVLVLMQLSFLIMGMFLDDTAMLVIVAPLYIPLVQKLGFDLVWYGVLYTITCQIAYITPPFGYNLFMMRAMAPPGITMRDIYASIWPFVGIMIASLIIIGCFPEIATWLPNNYYSK; this is encoded by the coding sequence ATGAGCTATGAATTCATCGCAATCACGATGTTCGCCGGCATGATGGTGCTGCTGCTCACCGGGCAGCGCGTCTTTGCCGTGATCGGCTTCGTCGGCGTCGTGGCGGCCTTCCTCCTGTGGGGAACGGGCGGCTCGGAAATGGGCTTCGCCTCCGCCATGAAGCTCGTCAAATGGTATCCGATGCTGACGGTGCCGATGTTCGTGTTCATGGGCTACATGCTCTCCGAATCCGGCATCGCGGAAGACCTCTACAAGGCCTTCCATGTCTGGATGGGACCGATCAACGGCGGCCTTGCCCTCGGCACCATCGGCCTCATGGTCATCATTTCGGCCATGAACGGCCTTTCCGTCGCCGGCATGGCGATCGGTGCGACCATCGCGCTGCCGGAACTGCTGCGCCGCGGCTACGACAAGGTGATGACGACGGGCGTGGTGCAGGGCGGCTCGACGCTCGGCATCCTGATCCCGCCGAGCATCGTGCTCGTGCTTTACGGCATGATCGCCCGCGTTCCGGTCGGCCAGCTCTGGCTTGCCGGCGTGTTCCCGGGCCTCCTGATGGCGGCGCTGATGGCGATCTACGTCTATGTGCGCTGCCGGATCAATCCGTCGCTCGGCCCGGCGCTGCCGGCGGAGGAGCGCCACGTGCCGACGAGCGAGAAGCTGAAGCTGCTCACGGCCGGCATCCTGCCGCTCGGCATCTTCACGCTGATGATGTGGCTGTTCCTCTCGGGCATCGCCAGCCTCGTGGAAGCCTCGGCGGTCGGCGCCATTTCCTCGGCGCTCGTCGCCTGGCAGCGCGGCCGCCTGTCGCGTAGCCTGTGGAACGACGTGCTTCAGAAGACGCTCGGCATCACCTGCATGTTCATGTGGATCCTGATCGCCTCGCTCTGCTTCGGCGCGGTCTTCGACGGTCTCGGCGCGGTCAAGTCCATCGAGCGCTTCTTCCTCGGCGACCTGGGGCTGGAGCCGTGGCAGGTGCTGGTGCTGATGCAGCTCTCGTTCCTGATTATGGGCATGTTCCTCGACGATACGGCGATGCTCGTCATCGTCGCCCCGCTCTACATTCCGCTGGTGCAGAAGCTGGGCTTCGATCTCGTCTGGTACGGCGTGCTCTACACGATCACCTGCCAGATCGCCTACATCACGCCGCCCTTCGGCTACAACCTGTTCATGATGCGCGCCATGGCGCCGCCCGGCATCACCATGCGCGATATCTATGCATCGATCTGGCCCTTCGTCGGCATCATGATCGCAAGCTTGATCATCATCGGCTGCTTCCCGGAAATCGCGACGTGGCTGCCGAACAACTACTACAGCAAGTGA
- a CDS encoding TRAP transporter small permease subunit gives MPDFIKSYVRFVDTFNRRVGLFAMYLIFAMFAILLYSSVSKAFHLPANWMLESAQFTMAAYYMLGGAFAMQTDDHVRMDLFYSQWSVRRRAAFDVVTAIALIVFLGFMLFGGIASTTYAIQFKEKSFSAWAPYMAPIKIVMTFGVVMMLAQATSSLFKDIAELRGRPIA, from the coding sequence ATGCCTGATTTCATCAAGAGCTATGTGCGCTTCGTCGACACGTTCAACCGGCGCGTCGGCCTTTTTGCGATGTATCTGATCTTCGCGATGTTCGCGATCCTGCTTTATTCGTCGGTTTCGAAGGCGTTCCACCTGCCGGCGAACTGGATGCTGGAATCCGCCCAGTTCACCATGGCGGCCTACTACATGCTCGGCGGCGCCTTCGCCATGCAGACGGACGATCATGTGCGCATGGACCTCTTCTACAGCCAGTGGTCGGTGCGCCGCCGCGCCGCCTTCGACGTGGTGACCGCCATCGCGCTGATCGTGTTCCTCGGCTTCATGCTGTTCGGCGGCATCGCCAGCACGACCTACGCCATCCAGTTCAAGGAAAAGAGCTTCTCCGCCTGGGCGCCCTACATGGCGCCGATCAAGATCGTCATGACCTTCGGCGTCGTGATGATGCTCGCGCAGGCCACCTCTTCGCTGTTCAAGGATATCGCCGAATTGCGGGGAAGGCCCATCGCATGA
- a CDS encoding N-formylglutamate amidohydrolase: protein MGILSVEEGDPVALENAIARSPVILVCEHASRVLPKSLGTLGLSEEALASHIAWDPGALAVSRLIAKSLDATLLHQRFSRLVYDCNRPPESPAAMPEKSEVFDVPGNAGLDQAARDARTEALYLPFRDTLSRLVTARIAEGRPPVIVTMHSFTPVYFGKQRDVEIGILHDADTRLADAMLTEAAADRRYDARRNEPYGPEDGVTHTLREHGLSNGLANVMIEVRNDLIRDEAGQEVVAGYLTGLLGKSLSAIN, encoded by the coding sequence ATGGGAATTCTGAGTGTGGAGGAGGGCGACCCTGTCGCCCTGGAGAATGCTATTGCCCGCAGTCCGGTGATCCTGGTCTGCGAGCATGCATCGCGCGTCCTGCCGAAGTCGCTCGGCACGCTCGGACTTTCCGAGGAGGCGCTGGCAAGCCATATCGCCTGGGATCCGGGCGCGCTCGCCGTTTCGCGCCTGATAGCGAAAAGCCTCGATGCGACGCTGCTCCACCAGCGCTTCTCGCGCCTCGTCTACGATTGCAACCGTCCGCCGGAATCACCGGCCGCCATGCCGGAAAAGAGCGAGGTCTTCGATGTTCCGGGCAATGCGGGGCTGGATCAGGCGGCGCGCGACGCCCGCACCGAGGCGCTCTATCTGCCCTTCCGCGACACGCTTTCCCGTCTGGTGACGGCGCGTATCGCCGAGGGCAGGCCGCCGGTCATCGTCACCATGCACAGCTTCACCCCCGTCTATTTCGGCAAGCAGCGCGACGTGGAAATCGGCATCCTGCACGATGCCGACACGCGCCTTGCCGACGCCATGCTGACCGAAGCTGCAGCCGACAGGCGCTACGACGCCCGCCGCAACGAGCCGTACGGGCCTGAGGACGGCGTGACGCATACCCTCAGGGAGCACGGCCTTTCCAACGGCCTTGCCAATGTGATGATCGAGGTTCGCAACGACCTCATCCGAGACGAAGCCGGCCAGGAGGTCGTGGCCGGCTATCTGACGGGACTGCTCGGCAAGAGCCTTTCCGCAATCAATTAA
- a CDS encoding MurR/RpiR family transcriptional regulator — MTVSDVIHAHFDALTRAERQLATSLLDNYPVSGLGSITTVAENAGVSTPTVARMVQKLGFRGFPDFQVRLHHELEATLSSPISKHDRWAANAPGTHILNRFADAIMTNLRQTLAQVEAAEFDGAAALLADRQRSIYIIGGRITKALADYLFTHLQVIRPNVTQIASNPSSWPHYVLNMKAGDVLVIFDIRRYEQEMETLGRVARERGVEIVLFTDQWASPVAKAAARVFRVHIEAPSAWDSSVVTLFIVEALIEAVQSSGWEETSGRMKTLEGLFEASRLFRKPRPEVSGKT, encoded by the coding sequence ATGACGGTGTCGGATGTGATCCATGCTCATTTCGATGCGCTGACGCGCGCCGAAAGGCAGCTGGCCACATCGCTGCTCGATAACTATCCCGTCTCCGGCCTCGGCAGCATCACGACCGTGGCGGAAAACGCCGGCGTGTCGACGCCGACGGTCGCGCGCATGGTGCAGAAACTCGGCTTCCGCGGTTTCCCGGATTTCCAGGTCCGCCTGCATCACGAGCTGGAGGCGACGCTTTCCAGCCCCATCAGCAAGCACGACCGCTGGGCCGCCAACGCGCCCGGCACCCACATCCTCAACCGCTTCGCCGACGCGATCATGACGAACCTGCGCCAGACACTCGCGCAGGTGGAGGCCGCCGAATTCGACGGCGCGGCCGCCCTCCTCGCCGACCGCCAGCGCAGCATCTACATCATCGGCGGGCGCATCACGAAGGCGCTCGCCGACTATCTCTTCACCCATCTCCAGGTCATCCGCCCGAACGTCACGCAGATTGCGTCCAATCCCAGTTCCTGGCCGCATTACGTGCTGAACATGAAGGCCGGCGACGTGCTCGTGATCTTCGACATCCGCCGCTACGAGCAGGAGATGGAGACGCTCGGCCGCGTCGCCCGCGAGCGCGGCGTGGAGATCGTGCTGTTCACCGACCAGTGGGCCTCGCCCGTCGCCAAGGCGGCGGCAAGGGTCTTCCGCGTCCATATCGAGGCGCCGTCCGCATGGGATTCCTCCGTCGTGACGCTCTTCATCGTGGAAGCGCTGATCGAAGCGGTGCAAAGTTCGGGCTGGGAGGAAACCAGCGGCCGAATGAAGACGCTGGAGGGTCTGTTCGAGGCCAGCCGGCTTTTTCGCAAACCCCGGCCGGAGGTTTCCGGCAAGACCTGA